In a genomic window of Streptomyces sp. NBC_01231:
- a CDS encoding carbohydrate binding domain-containing protein, whose product MSRTRTRWRLGLTATAFLVAAGLVQAPAHAEDITDYAITVDPATKGAKIDDTMYGVFFEDINRAADGGLYAELVQNRSFEYSTADNSSYTPLTSWTVDGTAQVVDDAGRLNERNRNYLSLNAGSSVTNAGYNTGVHVDEGKKYDFSVWARATSSATLTVSLQDGDGTLATARKVAVRKSGWAKYTATFTATRTSSAGRLAVASSADAALDMVSLFPRDTYRNEPNGLRKDLAQKVAALHPGFVRFPGGCLVNTGSMEDYSEASAYQRKRSYQWKDTIGPVEQRATNANVWGYNQSYGLGYYEYFRFAEDIGAMPLPVVPALVTGCGQNKAVDDEALLKRHIQDTLDLIEFANGPVTSTWGKKRAQMGHPKPFHLTHLEVGNEENLPNEFFARFKQFRAVIEAKYPDVTVISNSGPDDSGSTFDTAWQLNRDANVAMVDEHYYNSPQWFLQNNSRYDSYDRNGPKVFLGEYASQGNAFKNGLSEAAFMTGLERNADVVKLASYAPLFANEDYVQWRPDLVWFNNHASWNSANYEVQKLFMNNVGDRVVPSKATGTPSLLAPITGAVGLSTWATSAAYDDVKVTDADGKKLLTDDFSGDAAQWNHTGGGSWSVQDGQYVQTDTAAENTMVSAGDAGWHDYDLHVKATKKSGKEGFLVAFGVKDTGNYYWWNLGGWNNTQSAVEQASDGGKSTLLSKAGSVETGRAYDIDIKVRGRQVTLYLDGKEWGGFTDDKPAEPFRQVVTKDKKSGDLIVKVVNAQSSAARTAIDLGGAKVASKAKVTTLAAAPDAVNTETSTTVAPVSSTFSGVADRFTYTFPANSVTFLRIKQR is encoded by the coding sequence ATGTCACGCACCCGCACCCGCTGGAGACTCGGTCTCACGGCCACCGCCTTCCTGGTGGCGGCCGGACTGGTCCAGGCACCCGCCCACGCCGAGGACATCACCGACTACGCCATCACCGTCGACCCCGCCACCAAGGGCGCGAAGATCGACGACACGATGTACGGCGTCTTCTTCGAGGACATCAACCGCGCCGCGGACGGCGGTCTGTACGCCGAACTCGTGCAGAACCGGTCCTTCGAGTACTCCACCGCCGACAACTCCTCGTACACGCCCCTCACCTCCTGGACGGTCGACGGCACCGCACAGGTCGTGGACGACGCCGGCCGGCTCAACGAGCGCAACCGCAACTACCTTTCCCTGAACGCCGGTTCGTCCGTCACCAACGCCGGCTACAACACCGGCGTGCACGTGGACGAGGGCAAGAAGTACGACTTCTCGGTGTGGGCGCGGGCCACGAGCAGCGCCACACTGACGGTCTCGTTGCAGGACGGGGACGGAACCCTGGCCACCGCCCGCAAGGTGGCCGTGCGCAAGAGCGGCTGGGCCAAGTACACCGCCACGTTCACCGCGACCCGCACCAGCTCCGCAGGCCGCCTCGCCGTCGCCTCCTCGGCCGACGCGGCCCTGGACATGGTGTCGCTCTTCCCCCGTGACACCTACCGCAACGAACCGAACGGCCTGCGCAAGGACCTGGCCCAGAAGGTCGCCGCCCTGCACCCGGGGTTCGTGCGCTTCCCCGGCGGCTGCCTGGTCAACACCGGCTCCATGGAGGACTACAGCGAGGCCTCCGCCTACCAGCGCAAGCGTTCCTACCAGTGGAAGGACACCATCGGCCCGGTCGAACAACGGGCCACCAACGCCAACGTCTGGGGCTACAACCAGAGTTACGGTCTCGGGTACTACGAGTACTTCCGCTTCGCCGAGGACATCGGCGCGATGCCGCTGCCCGTGGTCCCGGCCCTCGTGACCGGCTGCGGCCAGAACAAGGCCGTCGACGACGAGGCACTGCTCAAGCGGCACATCCAGGACACCCTCGACCTCATCGAGTTCGCCAACGGCCCGGTCACCTCGACCTGGGGCAAGAAGCGCGCCCAGATGGGTCACCCCAAGCCGTTCCACCTCACGCACCTGGAGGTCGGCAACGAGGAGAACCTCCCGAACGAGTTCTTCGCCCGCTTCAAGCAGTTCCGCGCCGTCATCGAGGCGAAGTACCCCGACGTCACGGTCATCTCCAACTCCGGCCCGGACGACTCCGGTTCGACGTTCGACACGGCTTGGCAGCTGAACCGGGACGCGAACGTCGCCATGGTCGACGAGCACTACTACAACAGTCCGCAGTGGTTCCTGCAGAACAACAGTCGCTACGACTCCTACGACAGGAACGGCCCCAAGGTCTTCCTCGGCGAGTACGCCTCACAGGGCAACGCCTTCAAGAACGGTCTCTCGGAAGCCGCGTTCATGACCGGCCTGGAGCGCAACGCCGACGTCGTGAAACTGGCCTCCTACGCCCCGCTGTTCGCCAACGAGGACTATGTCCAGTGGCGCCCGGACCTGGTGTGGTTCAACAACCACGCCTCCTGGAACTCCGCGAACTACGAGGTCCAGAAGCTGTTCATGAACAACGTCGGCGACCGGGTGGTGCCGTCGAAGGCCACCGGGACACCGTCGCTGCTCGCCCCGATCACCGGCGCCGTCGGCCTGTCGACCTGGGCGACCAGCGCGGCCTACGACGACGTCAAGGTCACCGACGCCGACGGGAAGAAACTGCTCACGGACGACTTCTCCGGTGACGCCGCCCAGTGGAACCACACCGGCGGCGGCAGTTGGAGCGTCCAGGACGGGCAGTACGTGCAGACGGACACCGCAGCCGAGAACACCATGGTCTCGGCCGGGGACGCCGGCTGGCACGACTACGACCTGCATGTGAAGGCCACCAAGAAGTCCGGCAAGGAGGGCTTCCTCGTCGCCTTCGGCGTCAAGGACACCGGCAACTACTACTGGTGGAACCTGGGCGGCTGGAACAACACCCAGTCCGCCGTGGAGCAGGCCTCGGACGGCGGCAAGTCGACGCTCCTGTCCAAGGCGGGGTCGGTCGAGACGGGCCGTGCCTACGACATCGACATCAAGGTGCGGGGCCGTCAGGTCACCCTCTACCTCGACGGCAAGGAGTGGGGCGGCTTCACCGACGACAAGCCCGCCGAGCCGTTCCGCCAGGTCGTCACCAAGGACAAGAAGAGCGGTGACCTGATCGTCAAGGTCGTCAACGCCCAGTCCTCGGCGGCCCGCACGGCGATCGACCTGGGCGGCGCGAAGGTCGCGTCCAAGGCGAAGGTCACCACGCTGGCCGCGGCCCCGGACGCGGTCAACACGGAGACGTCCACGACGGTGGCGCCGGTGTCGTCCACCTTCTCCGGGGTGGCCGACAGATTCACGTACACCTTCCCGGCGAACTCGGTCACCTTCCTGCGGATCAAGCAGAGGTAG
- a CDS encoding DUF6314 family protein: protein MGEFWPVPDVLAYLAGSWRVERSVRDLTSGDEGHFGGTTTFGPSDDGGLLHHETGTFTWRGVPRPAERTLLFLPGSPPGTVDVRFADGRPFHDLDLASGRHVADHPCSADLYRGEFTVRDGDHWRSVWRVGGPAKDLVLTTDYAREV, encoded by the coding sequence GTGGGCGAGTTCTGGCCAGTACCGGACGTCCTGGCGTATCTCGCCGGGAGCTGGCGAGTGGAACGCTCCGTGCGGGATCTGACGAGCGGCGACGAGGGGCACTTCGGCGGTACGACCACTTTCGGCCCGTCGGACGACGGCGGGCTGCTGCACCACGAAACCGGCACCTTCACCTGGCGGGGTGTCCCCCGCCCCGCCGAGCGCACCCTGCTCTTCCTGCCGGGCAGTCCACCGGGAACCGTGGACGTCCGCTTCGCCGACGGCCGCCCGTTCCACGACCTGGACCTGGCCTCGGGCCGCCATGTCGCGGACCACCCCTGCTCGGCCGATCTCTACCGGGGCGAGTTCACCGTCCGCGACGGCGACCACTGGCGATCCGTGTGGCGGGTCGGCGGGCCCGCCAAGGACCTCGTCCTGACCACCGACTACGCCCGCGAGGTCTGA
- a CDS encoding histidine phosphatase family protein, with protein MQLRVTFVAAARSSPLLAERFEDDRPLDQAGWDEVQRVVQDLIPLAAAELRYCSPTPRSRATGDALGYAPLVQLALRDCDMGRWRGLTLGEAMAREPEAVDAWLADPRATPHGGESLTAFITRVGNWLDTRPVEDGGRVVAVAEPSVIRAALVYALKAPPSTYWNIDVRPLSTTAVTGRTGRWNLRFDGVTAQTSRA; from the coding sequence ATGCAACTTCGGGTCACGTTCGTCGCCGCCGCGCGCAGCTCCCCGCTGCTCGCGGAGCGCTTCGAGGACGACCGTCCGCTGGACCAGGCCGGCTGGGACGAGGTGCAGCGCGTCGTCCAGGACCTGATCCCGCTCGCGGCGGCCGAGTTGCGCTACTGCTCGCCGACCCCGCGCAGCCGTGCCACCGGGGACGCCCTCGGTTACGCGCCGCTCGTGCAGCTCGCCCTGCGGGACTGCGACATGGGCCGGTGGCGCGGGCTGACCCTGGGCGAGGCGATGGCCCGCGAGCCGGAGGCCGTGGACGCCTGGCTCGCCGACCCCCGGGCCACCCCGCACGGCGGCGAGTCGCTGACCGCGTTCATCACCCGGGTCGGCAACTGGCTCGACACCCGTCCCGTCGAGGACGGCGGTCGTGTCGTCGCGGTGGCCGAACCCTCGGTGATCCGGGCCGCGCTGGTCTACGCCCTGAAGGCACCGCCCTCGACCTACTGGAACATCGACGTCCGGCCGCTGTCGACGACCGCCGTCACCGGCCGGACGGGGCGCTGGAACCTCCGCTTCGACGGGGTGACCGCTCAGACCTCGCGGGCGTAG
- a CDS encoding PLP-dependent aminotransferase family protein, producing the protein MHERSSVVELAEQLRRELDRYSPGGKLPSSRALVERFRVSPVTVSRALAQLAAEGLVVTRPGAGAFRARPRTTAATTVGDTSWQEVALSADGAADLVPRSVDASGVLVSLAAPPPAVIEFNGGYLHPSLQPERAMSAALARAGRRPGAWGRPPMEGLPELREWFARGIAGPGGGVTAAEVLISSGGQAALTTALRALAPPGAPVLVESPTYPGMLAIARAAGLRPVPVPVDAQGVRPSLLADAFRATGARVFVCQPLFQNPTGAVLAPERRGEVLGIARAAGAFVVEDDFVRRLVHEDAGPVPRPLAADDPDGVVVHVGSLTKATSPSFRVSALAARGPVLERLRAIQVVDSFFVPRPLQEAALELVGSPAWPRHLRAISAELKARRDVMTAALRLGLPDLSLPHIPSGGYHLWLRLPDGTGGTSQAFGSGGESALTAAALRAGVAITPGRPYFSAEPSAGHVRLSFAAVAGAGEIAEGVRRLRAAYDEVVPDQVRRAARTTLG; encoded by the coding sequence ATGCACGAGCGTAGCAGCGTCGTTGAACTGGCAGAACAGCTGCGAAGAGAGCTGGACCGCTACTCTCCCGGTGGAAAGCTCCCGTCGAGCCGTGCCCTGGTGGAGCGGTTCCGGGTGAGCCCGGTGACCGTCTCCCGGGCACTCGCGCAGCTGGCCGCCGAGGGCCTGGTCGTCACCAGGCCGGGCGCCGGCGCCTTCCGCGCCCGGCCGCGGACGACCGCCGCCACGACGGTCGGGGACACCTCCTGGCAGGAGGTGGCACTGAGCGCGGACGGCGCCGCCGACCTCGTACCGCGTTCGGTGGACGCGTCCGGCGTCCTGGTCTCGCTGGCCGCGCCGCCGCCCGCCGTGATCGAGTTCAACGGGGGCTACCTCCATCCCTCGCTGCAACCGGAACGGGCGATGTCCGCGGCCCTGGCGCGCGCGGGGCGCCGGCCGGGCGCGTGGGGACGGCCGCCCATGGAAGGGCTGCCGGAGTTGCGGGAGTGGTTCGCGCGCGGCATCGCCGGGCCCGGCGGTGGCGTCACGGCGGCGGAGGTGCTGATCAGCTCGGGCGGCCAGGCCGCTCTGACCACCGCCCTGCGCGCCCTCGCCCCGCCGGGTGCGCCGGTGCTGGTCGAATCGCCCACGTATCCGGGCATGCTGGCCATCGCCCGGGCGGCCGGGCTGCGGCCCGTTCCGGTGCCGGTGGACGCACAGGGGGTACGGCCGTCCCTGCTCGCCGACGCGTTCCGGGCCACCGGCGCCCGGGTGTTCGTCTGCCAGCCGCTGTTCCAGAACCCGACCGGCGCGGTACTCGCGCCCGAGCGGCGGGGGGAGGTGCTGGGCATCGCGCGGGCGGCCGGTGCCTTCGTCGTGGAGGACGACTTCGTACGGAGGCTCGTGCACGAGGACGCCGGGCCGGTGCCGCGTCCGCTCGCCGCCGACGACCCCGACGGAGTCGTCGTGCACGTCGGCTCGCTCACCAAGGCGACCTCGCCCAGCTTCCGGGTCAGCGCGCTCGCCGCGCGCGGCCCGGTACTGGAGCGGCTGCGCGCCATCCAGGTCGTCGACAGCTTCTTCGTGCCCCGGCCCTTGCAGGAAGCGGCACTCGAACTGGTCGGCTCACCCGCCTGGCCCCGCCATCTGCGGGCGATCTCGGCGGAGTTGAAGGCGCGGCGGGACGTCATGACGGCCGCCCTGCGGCTCGGCCTGCCCGACCTCTCCCTCCCGCACATCCCCTCGGGCGGCTACCACCTCTGGCTCCGGCTGCCCGACGGCACCGGAGGCACCTCCCAGGCCTTCGGCTCCGGCGGAGAGTCCGCCCTGACGGCGGCCGCCCTGCGTGCGGGCGTCGCGATCACTCCCGGCCGCCCGTACTTCAGCGCCGAGCCGTCCGCGGGACACGTCCGCCTGAGCTTCGCGGCGGTGGCGGGCGCGGGGGAGATCGCGGAGGGGGTACGGCGTCTTCGTGCGGCCTACGACGAGGTGGTCCCGGACCAGGTCCGGCGGGCGGCCCGCACAACTCTCGGGTAA
- a CDS encoding DMT family transporter yields the protein MRVESSAIAPTRIAVTTPAKPPATGTLLAALGVVAFSLTFPATAWGLEGFGPWTLVAVRSVLAALIAGVCLLALRVPLPDRRHLPGLAVVGAGVVVGFPLLTTLALETSTTAHAAVVVGLLPLTTALLSALRFGTRPSRAFWAAACAGAAAVVAFTVQQSGGALTTADLYLFGALLVCAAGYTEGGRLARVMPGWQVIGWALVLCLPLTVPVAAAALTYEPVRLTAHGLAGLLWVAAGSQFLGLVVWYRGMAVIGIPRASQLQLAQPLLTLVWSVLLLGEHLTVAAPLTAAAVLVCIAVTQRARS from the coding sequence ATGAGAGTAGAGAGTAGCGCTATCGCGCCGACCCGGATAGCGGTCACCACCCCGGCCAAGCCACCGGCCACCGGCACCCTGCTGGCCGCCCTCGGCGTTGTCGCCTTCTCGCTCACCTTCCCCGCCACCGCCTGGGGCCTGGAGGGTTTCGGCCCCTGGACGCTCGTCGCCGTGCGCAGCGTGCTCGCTGCGCTGATCGCGGGCGTGTGCCTGCTGGCCCTGCGGGTGCCGCTGCCGGACCGTCGACACCTGCCGGGGCTGGCCGTGGTCGGCGCCGGGGTCGTGGTGGGCTTCCCGCTGCTGACCACGCTGGCCCTGGAGACGTCCACCACGGCACACGCCGCCGTCGTGGTCGGCCTGCTCCCGCTGACCACCGCACTGCTGTCCGCCCTGCGGTTCGGCACCCGCCCCTCCCGCGCCTTCTGGGCGGCGGCATGCGCGGGCGCCGCCGCGGTGGTCGCCTTCACCGTGCAGCAGAGCGGCGGCGCCCTCACCACCGCCGACCTGTATCTGTTCGGCGCGCTGCTGGTCTGCGCGGCCGGCTACACCGAGGGCGGCCGGCTGGCCCGGGTCATGCCGGGCTGGCAGGTCATCGGCTGGGCGCTGGTGCTGTGTCTGCCGCTCACCGTGCCCGTCGCCGCGGCGGCGCTGACGTACGAGCCCGTGCGGCTGACCGCGCACGGGCTCGCCGGGCTGCTGTGGGTCGCGGCGGGCTCGCAGTTCCTCGGCCTGGTCGTCTGGTACCGGGGCATGGCGGTCATCGGCATCCCCAGGGCCAGCCAGTTGCAGTTGGCCCAGCCGCTGCTCACACTGGTGTGGTCGGTGCTGCTCCTGGGCGAGCACCTGACGGTGGCCGCCCCACTGACGGCCGCGGCGGTGCTGGTGTGCATCGCCGTCACCCAGCGGGCACGGAGCTGA
- a CDS encoding DUF1918 domain-containing protein, whose translation MRATVGDQLVQHGRVVGQQDKVGEIVEVMGPQGNPPYRVRFEDGHEGVCSPGPDTEIRHRETHR comes from the coding sequence ATGCGTGCAACCGTTGGCGACCAGCTTGTCCAGCACGGCAGGGTGGTCGGACAGCAGGACAAGGTCGGCGAGATCGTCGAAGTGATGGGCCCGCAGGGCAACCCCCCGTATCGCGTCCGCTTCGAGGACGGTCACGAAGGCGTGTGCTCACCCGGCCCCGACACCGAGATCCGGCACCGGGAAACCCACCGGTGA
- a CDS encoding family 10 glycosylhydrolase, which translates to MSRRGFALAALSTLTSASGATAGPQRRVTTEMRGVWLATVSNRDWPSRPGLSADRQRTELLAHLDRAVAARLNTVVFQVRPTADALWPSPHEPWSQYLTGTQGRDPGWDPLGTAVEEAHARGLELHAWFNPYRVANHTDVTRLVASHPARKHPGWVVPYGGKLYYNPGLPEVRAFVQDAMLDAVRRYPVDAVHFDDYFYPYPVAGQTFDDDAAYDRHGGGFPNRAAWRRDNIDKLVRETAARVRSTRPAARFGVSPFGVWRNSDTDPLGSDTRAGVQTYDDLHADTRTWVRKGWIDYIVPQLYWNIGFAAADYAELLGWWAETARGSRTKLYLGEALYKAGDPAQPAAWQDPAELSRHLTLARDHPRARGHVFFAAKEVGVDRIGAMARVVADHYQRPAKPPR; encoded by the coding sequence CTGTCACGTCGGGGGTTCGCGCTGGCCGCGTTGTCGACGCTCACGTCGGCCTCGGGCGCGACGGCCGGCCCGCAGCGGCGGGTCACCACCGAGATGCGGGGGGTGTGGCTGGCGACCGTGAGCAACCGCGACTGGCCCTCGCGGCCGGGGCTGTCGGCGGACCGGCAGCGTACCGAGCTGCTCGCGCATCTGGACCGGGCGGTCGCGGCCCGTCTCAACACCGTGGTGTTCCAGGTGCGCCCGACGGCCGACGCGCTGTGGCCCTCGCCCCACGAACCCTGGTCGCAGTACCTCACCGGCACCCAGGGCCGGGACCCGGGCTGGGACCCGCTCGGCACGGCGGTCGAGGAGGCGCACGCCCGGGGTCTGGAACTCCACGCCTGGTTCAACCCGTACCGCGTCGCCAATCACACGGACGTCACCAGGCTGGTCGCCTCCCACCCCGCCCGCAAGCACCCGGGGTGGGTGGTGCCGTACGGCGGGAAGCTCTACTACAACCCCGGGCTGCCCGAGGTCCGCGCCTTCGTGCAGGACGCGATGCTGGACGCGGTACGCAGGTATCCGGTGGACGCCGTGCACTTCGACGACTACTTCTACCCGTACCCGGTGGCGGGCCAGACCTTCGACGACGACGCGGCCTACGACCGTCACGGCGGCGGTTTCCCGAACCGGGCCGCCTGGCGGCGCGACAACATCGACAAGCTGGTGCGGGAGACGGCGGCCCGGGTCAGGAGCACCCGCCCCGCCGCCCGCTTCGGCGTCAGCCCCTTCGGGGTGTGGCGCAACTCCGACACCGACCCGCTCGGCTCGGACACCCGGGCGGGCGTGCAGACCTACGACGATCTGCACGCGGACACCCGTACCTGGGTGCGCAAGGGCTGGATCGACTACATCGTCCCGCAGCTCTACTGGAACATCGGCTTCGCCGCCGCCGACTACGCGGAGCTGCTGGGCTGGTGGGCCGAGACGGCCCGGGGCAGCAGGACGAAGCTGTACCTCGGGGAGGCGCTCTACAAGGCCGGTGACCCCGCGCAGCCCGCGGCCTGGCAGGACCCGGCCGAGCTGTCCCGGCACCTGACCCTCGCCCGGGATCACCCGCGGGCGCGCGGGCATGTCTTCTTCGCGGCCAAGGAGGTCGGGGTGGACCGGATCGGCGCGATGGCGCGGGTGGTCGCCGACCACTACCAGCGGCCGGCGAAACCCCCGCGCTGA
- a CDS encoding 3-hydroxybutyryl-CoA dehydrogenase translates to MTDIPAGDITRVGVVGCGQMGAGIAEVSARAGLDVKVAETTGEALEIGRTRLFNSLAKAAERGKITEEELAATQARLSFTTDLGEFADRDLVIEAVVENEQVKTEIFQVLDQVVTRPDAILASNTSSIPLVKLAVATARPDHVIGIHFFNPAPVQQLVELIPALTTSEGTLGRAQGFAEKVLGKHAIRAQDRSGFVVNALLIPYLLSAIRMFESGIASREDIDNGMELGCAHPMGPLKLSDLIGLDTVASVAYSMYEEYKEPLYAAPPLLQRMVDAGRLGRKSGSGFYTYD, encoded by the coding sequence GTGACGGACATCCCGGCGGGAGACATCACGCGGGTCGGAGTGGTGGGCTGCGGTCAGATGGGAGCGGGCATCGCCGAGGTGAGCGCCCGCGCCGGCCTGGACGTGAAGGTCGCCGAAACCACCGGCGAGGCCCTGGAGATCGGCCGGACGCGGCTGTTCAACTCCCTGGCCAAGGCTGCCGAGCGCGGCAAGATCACCGAGGAGGAGCTGGCGGCGACGCAGGCGCGGCTCAGCTTCACCACCGACCTCGGCGAGTTCGCCGACCGTGATCTGGTGATCGAGGCGGTCGTCGAGAACGAGCAGGTCAAGACCGAGATCTTCCAGGTGCTCGACCAGGTCGTGACCCGGCCGGACGCCATCCTCGCGTCCAACACCTCGTCCATCCCGCTGGTGAAGCTGGCGGTCGCCACCGCACGGCCCGACCACGTCATCGGCATCCACTTCTTCAACCCGGCCCCCGTGCAGCAGCTGGTCGAGCTGATCCCGGCGCTCACCACCTCCGAGGGCACGCTCGGCCGCGCCCAGGGCTTCGCCGAGAAGGTGCTCGGCAAGCACGCCATCCGCGCCCAGGACCGCTCCGGCTTCGTGGTGAACGCGCTGCTGATCCCGTACCTCCTGTCGGCGATCCGGATGTTCGAGTCCGGCATCGCCAGCCGCGAGGACATCGACAACGGCATGGAGCTCGGCTGCGCCCACCCGATGGGGCCGCTGAAGCTGTCCGACCTGATCGGCCTGGACACGGTCGCCTCGGTCGCGTACTCGATGTACGAGGAGTACAAGGAGCCGCTGTACGCCGCTCCCCCGCTGCTCCAGCGCATGGTCGACGCGGGCCGGCTGGGCCGGAAGTCGGGGTCGGGCTTCTACACGTACGACTGA
- a CDS encoding NUDIX hydrolase, translating into MQWTKQSERTVYENRWFTVNLADVELPDGRRLDHFLIRLRPVAVATVVNEANEVLLLWRHRFITDSWGWELAAGVVEDGEDIAYAAARELEEETGWRPGPLRHLMSVEPSNGLTDARHHIYWSDEGEYIGHPVDDFESDRREWVPLKLVPDMVARGEVPAATMAAALLLLHHLRLGQDAMP; encoded by the coding sequence GTGCAGTGGACGAAGCAGAGCGAACGAACTGTGTATGAAAACCGCTGGTTCACCGTCAACCTGGCAGATGTGGAACTGCCGGACGGGCGGCGTCTGGACCACTTCCTCATACGGCTGCGGCCCGTTGCCGTGGCCACGGTGGTGAACGAGGCCAACGAGGTACTCCTCCTGTGGCGCCACCGCTTCATCACCGACAGCTGGGGATGGGAACTGGCGGCGGGCGTCGTCGAGGACGGCGAGGACATCGCGTACGCGGCCGCCAGGGAGCTCGAGGAGGAGACCGGCTGGCGGCCGGGGCCCCTGCGCCACCTGATGAGCGTGGAGCCGTCCAACGGGCTGACCGACGCCCGGCACCACATCTACTGGTCGGACGAGGGCGAGTACATCGGACACCCCGTGGACGACTTCGAGTCGGACCGCAGGGAATGGGTTCCCCTCAAGCTGGTCCCCGACATGGTCGCCCGTGGGGAGGTCCCGGCCGCCACCATGGCGGCCGCGTTACTACTACTGCATCATCTGAGGCTGGGCCAGGACGCCATGCCCTGA
- a CDS encoding transcriptional regulator — protein MQPNTLLDAILDEAGISHAGLAAHVNQAGRARGLALRYEHTAVARWLKGQRPRGQVPDLICEVLAARLQRPVTLDDIGLGVPGEPSAPHGTSLSGFVERATALWRSDEQQRPHILGAPAVTGTPAVMPVWEWENPPEDVDVSRGGRHRVTSADLEMLRAARAHYEQMYRKAGGIATRSRIVGFLNAEAAPLLRGSYTDETGRQLHRATGGLVAVAGICAYDSDAHGLAQRYFHQALRLAKASGDRGLGAYVIALLVNQSLFMREYRQAVAFAEAALRAAGKHITPALASDLYAMQAKAYAHLGDGTSALSCIRRAEQAAERIRRGREPDETGYVQPGLVNVQVAEALLSLGELAAAWEHAAAAVDNPAHDRGRVHRLAMLSTIELRRGNADKAVATAVQMAEQARGMESQRLRDRLRAVREHLVRSGCSGTAEAAELIDGALRVPL, from the coding sequence ATGCAGCCCAACACTCTGCTCGACGCGATCCTGGACGAGGCGGGGATCTCGCACGCGGGTCTCGCCGCCCATGTGAACCAGGCGGGCCGGGCGCGCGGCCTGGCGCTCCGGTACGAACACACCGCGGTGGCCCGGTGGTTGAAGGGTCAGCGGCCCCGGGGTCAAGTGCCCGACCTGATCTGCGAGGTGCTCGCGGCCCGGCTGCAACGCCCCGTCACCCTCGACGACATCGGCCTCGGCGTCCCCGGCGAACCCTCCGCCCCGCACGGCACCTCCCTGTCCGGCTTCGTCGAGCGGGCCACCGCCCTGTGGCGCTCCGACGAGCAGCAGCGCCCGCACATCCTGGGCGCGCCCGCGGTGACCGGCACGCCCGCCGTCATGCCCGTGTGGGAGTGGGAGAACCCGCCCGAGGACGTCGACGTCTCGCGCGGCGGCCGGCACCGGGTCACCTCCGCCGACCTCGAGATGCTGCGCGCCGCCCGCGCCCACTACGAGCAGATGTACCGCAAGGCGGGCGGCATAGCGACCCGCTCCCGGATCGTCGGCTTCCTCAACGCGGAGGCCGCACCGCTGCTGCGCGGCAGCTACACCGACGAGACGGGCCGCCAACTGCACCGGGCCACCGGCGGATTGGTCGCGGTCGCCGGGATCTGCGCCTACGACTCCGACGCGCACGGACTCGCCCAGCGCTACTTCCACCAGGCGCTCAGACTGGCGAAGGCCAGCGGGGACCGGGGACTTGGCGCGTACGTGATCGCGCTGCTGGTCAACCAGTCGCTGTTCATGCGGGAGTACCGGCAGGCCGTCGCCTTCGCGGAGGCCGCGTTGCGCGCCGCCGGCAAGCACATCACCCCGGCGCTCGCCTCCGACCTGTACGCGATGCAGGCGAAGGCGTACGCCCACCTCGGTGACGGCACGAGCGCGCTGTCCTGCATCCGGCGGGCCGAGCAGGCCGCCGAACGCATCCGGCGCGGACGCGAGCCCGACGAGACGGGCTATGTCCAGCCGGGACTCGTCAACGTCCAGGTGGCGGAGGCGCTGCTCAGCCTCGGCGAACTGGCGGCGGCGTGGGAGCACGCCGCGGCGGCCGTGGACAACCCGGCCCACGACCGGGGCCGGGTGCACCGGCTCGCCATGCTCAGCACGATCGAGCTGCGCCGGGGCAACGCCGACAAGGCGGTGGCCACGGCGGTGCAGATGGCCGAACAGGCCCGGGGGATGGAGTCCCAGCGCCTGCGCGACAGACTCAGGGCGGTGCGCGAACACCTGGTGCGCAGCGGCTGCTCGGGCACGGCCGAGGCAGCCGAACTCATCGACGGCGCACTGCGCGTACCGCTGTAG